The Neisseria yangbaofengii genome contains a region encoding:
- a CDS encoding pilin: protein MKNMQKGFTLIELMIVVAIIGILAAIALPMYQNYIARSQVSRVMGESGNLKTVAETCVLDGKLTVGKDNGNCKIGATGSNLLTGAAQSGETLETGTGVPQVTLQNTGAATIVATFGNNAAADLKTKTLTWTRSVDGTWTCGTTAPEKYVPSGCAVTTTTP from the coding sequence ATGAAAAACATGCAAAAAGGTTTTACCTTGATTGAATTGATGATCGTAGTTGCAATTATTGGTATTCTGGCAGCCATTGCGTTGCCTATGTATCAAAACTACATCGCTCGCTCACAAGTTTCACGCGTAATGGGTGAATCAGGCAATTTAAAAACGGTTGCTGAAACTTGTGTTTTGGATGGTAAATTGACTGTTGGCAAGGACAACGGTAACTGTAAAATTGGTGCAACTGGATCTAATTTGTTAACTGGTGCCGCACAAAGTGGTGAAACTCTAGAAACTGGTACGGGTGTGCCTCAAGTAACGTTGCAAAATACAGGTGCTGCAACTATTGTAGCTACGTTTGGTAATAATGCTGCAGCTGATTTGAAGACTAAAACTTTGACTTGGACGCGTTCAGTAGATGGTACTTGGACTTGTGGTACAACTGCTCCTGAAAAATATGTACCATCAGGTTGTGCTGTGACTACTACTACTCCTTAA
- a CDS encoding pilin, translating to MHKSHMLGGFTLVELMVVLVIIGVLSAFALPIYQNYVGKAQLARIVYELSSTKASIETILSNGGFPTVDAAQNGTPYSDHGGIYEYIGIQGNNPVSNIISLATIKSADGSFGGIEAVVGGDVSAILTGTTIELLRNPSGLWSCEIRILNKVDKSDFSISGCKIVD from the coding sequence ATGCATAAAAGCCATATGCTAGGTGGGTTTACATTAGTTGAATTGATGGTTGTGTTGGTTATCATAGGGGTGTTATCAGCATTTGCGCTACCAATTTATCAAAATTATGTTGGAAAAGCTCAATTGGCGCGTATTGTGTATGAATTGTCAAGTACTAAAGCATCTATTGAGACCATTTTATCTAATGGTGGTTTTCCTACTGTAGATGCTGCGCAAAATGGCACTCCATACTCTGATCATGGAGGTATTTATGAGTACATAGGAATTCAAGGTAATAATCCTGTGTCTAACATTATTAGTTTAGCTACTATTAAATCTGCTGATGGCAGTTTTGGCGGAATTGAGGCAGTTGTTGGTGGGGATGTTAGCGCGATATTAACAGGTACAACAATTGAATTATTGCGCAATCCTTCAGGCCTTTGGAGCTGTGAAATTAGAATCTTAAATAAAGTTGATAAAAGTGATTTTAGTATTAGTGGCTGCAAAATTGTTGATTAA
- the ubiM gene encoding 5-demethoxyubiquinol-8 5-hydroxylase UbiM produces the protein MNLHSDILVVGAGPAGLSFAAELAGSGLKVTLIERNPLAVLQNPPYDGREIALTHLSREIMQRLGMWQRIPADEIYPLRDAKVLNGQSDYQLHFPQPAQARGEPADCLGYLVSNHNIRKAAYEVVATLDNVTILTDSNVKDVKISDQEAQVIIENGNILTARLLLAADSRFSQTRRQLGISSDMHDYSRTMFVGRMKHTLSNDHTAYECFHYGRTIALLPLEEHITNTVITVDADKTDSVKALSNEELAAMVKAQLKGRLGDMEVVSTFHNYPLVGMIAQRFYGKRSALIGDAAVGMHPVTAHGFNLGLSSADILAKLILEAEQRGQDIGSNTLLEKYNSKHMLHAHPIYHGTNMLLKLFTNETAPAKILRGLVLRASNNFPPIKKLITKQLTG, from the coding sequence ATGAACTTACACAGCGATATTCTCGTCGTCGGCGCAGGCCCGGCCGGCCTCAGCTTTGCCGCAGAACTGGCAGGCAGCGGTTTAAAAGTGACCCTTATCGAACGCAACCCGCTCGCTGTGTTGCAAAATCCGCCATACGACGGCCGAGAGATCGCGCTTACCCACCTTTCCCGCGAAATCATGCAACGCTTAGGCATGTGGCAACGCATTCCCGCAGACGAAATTTATCCGTTACGCGATGCCAAAGTATTAAACGGCCAATCCGATTACCAACTGCACTTCCCGCAACCCGCCCAAGCACGCGGCGAACCGGCCGACTGCTTAGGCTACTTGGTTTCCAACCACAACATCCGCAAAGCTGCGTATGAAGTAGTGGCCACACTCGACAACGTGACCATTCTGACCGACTCTAATGTCAAAGATGTGAAAATATCCGATCAAGAAGCGCAAGTTATTATCGAAAACGGTAACATCCTGACCGCACGCCTGCTTTTGGCCGCCGACAGCCGTTTCTCACAGACCCGCCGCCAATTGGGCATTTCATCCGATATGCACGATTACAGCCGCACCATGTTTGTCGGCCGCATGAAACATACCCTTTCCAACGACCACACGGCCTATGAATGCTTCCACTATGGCCGCACCATCGCCCTGTTGCCGCTGGAAGAACATATCACCAATACCGTCATCACCGTTGATGCCGATAAAACCGATTCCGTCAAAGCCTTGAGCAATGAAGAATTGGCCGCTATGGTCAAAGCCCAATTAAAAGGCCGATTGGGCGATATGGAAGTGGTCAGCACTTTCCATAATTATCCTTTAGTCGGCATGATTGCCCAACGTTTCTACGGCAAACGCAGCGCCTTGATCGGCGATGCCGCCGTTGGTATGCATCCCGTTACCGCACACGGCTTCAACTTAGGCTTATCCAGTGCCGATATTTTAGCCAAACTGATTTTGGAAGCCGAGCAACGCGGCCAAGACATCGGCTCAAACACTCTGCTGGAAAAATACAACAGCAAACACATGCTGCATGCCCATCCGATTTACCATGGCACCAATATGTTGTTGAAACTTTTCACCAATGAAACCGCTCCGGCCAAAATTCTACGCGGCCTGGTGTTGCGCGCCAGCAATAATTTCCCGCCGATTAAGAAGCTGATTACTAAGCAGTTGACCGGTTAA
- the rpmA gene encoding 50S ribosomal protein L27: MASKKAGGSTRNGRDSEAKRLGVKAFGSELIPAGSIIVRQRGTKFHAGDNVGMGKDHTLFAKVDGYVEFKTKGALNRKTVSVRPYTGSEE, encoded by the coding sequence ATGGCAAGTAAAAAAGCAGGCGGCAGCACCCGCAACGGTCGCGATTCAGAAGCCAAACGATTGGGCGTAAAAGCCTTCGGCAGCGAACTGATTCCGGCAGGCTCTATCATCGTTCGTCAACGCGGCACTAAATTTCACGCCGGCGACAACGTAGGCATGGGCAAAGACCACACTTTGTTCGCTAAAGTTGACGGTTACGTAGAATTCAAAACCAAAGGCGCGTTAAACCGTAAAACCGTAAGCGTTCGCCCTTACACCGGTTCTGAAGAGTAA
- the rplU gene encoding 50S ribosomal protein L21 produces the protein MYAVVKTGGKQYKVTVGEKLKVEQIPAELDSQIELNEVLMIADGESVKVGAPFIEGAKVTAKVVAHGRGEKVRIFKMRRRKHYQKRQGHRQNFTQIEIVAIA, from the coding sequence ATGTACGCGGTCGTAAAAACCGGCGGTAAACAATACAAAGTTACCGTTGGCGAAAAATTGAAAGTAGAACAGATACCAGCCGAACTCGACAGCCAAATCGAACTGAACGAAGTTTTGATGATTGCTGACGGCGAATCTGTAAAAGTAGGCGCACCTTTTATCGAGGGCGCAAAAGTAACCGCCAAAGTAGTGGCCCACGGCCGCGGCGAAAAAGTCCGCATTTTCAAAATGCGCCGCCGCAAACACTACCAAAAGCGCCAAGGCCACCGTCAAAATTTCACCCAAATCGAAATCGTGGCAATCGCCTGA